A stretch of DNA from Triticum dicoccoides isolate Atlit2015 ecotype Zavitan chromosome 2A, WEW_v2.0, whole genome shotgun sequence:
GCACTTATTCATCACAAAACTGTACATTTCGAGAAATGTACAAGGTACATATGTATGGCTGAGCTCACTATGCTTCCAAAAATTAATTGGTTGCACAAAGCTTGATCTACTATCATTATTCCACTAAATAACATAGGTTTGTCAAATTAGTAAGTGTACCATTCATTTCATTTCTACTCTGAAACTTAGAGGTAACCAGTGCATCTCCTTAACAAAATCCACATTGTCAAATATTTGCTAGTTCAAACTTCTAAGAAAAGATTTTGTTCTCCACTCATGGCAGATTTTGAAAAATTATTTCTTATGATCTCATGGAAATTTCAAAACACATTTTTCTTCAAAACATGGCAAATTTAGAGAGAAAAAATAATGCTCACATGGCAACTATATGAATTTTGTTCCACACACTTGGCAACTTTCTTTCTTTGCACTGTGGCAAATATACTTTACGGACCATGGAACTTTATGGATGATGGAAAATATACTTTATGAACCATGGCAAAATTAATTTTTTTAACCATTGTAAATTTCATTTTTTGAACCATAGCTATTTATTGGACAATCCACGGTATAAGGTTTTTGTTCTTTATTATGAAAATTTTATATATGTGGCCATGAAAAAATTATTTTTGGTACCATGGCGAATTAAGTTTTTTGGACCATGGTAAATTAGTTTTGGAACATGCCAAATTTGCTGAACAAACAATTGTAAATTCTTTTTTGTACACCATGGCAAATTTATTTTGGACACCACTGCATATGTCATTGTGATCTCTCTCTctgcgcgtgtgtgtgtgcgcgcgcgcgcgtgtggccCAGCTGGTGGGGGTGCCTTTCAAACGAGAAAGTTTGAGCGGGGGATCCCTCATAGCAAACCATTCGTTTACTCCAGCGCTGCTGCAGATCTGACATCAGATCTATATCCACATCCATTATTTATTAATTTGGAAATAGGGAAAGGCAAAATAAACCTACAACCTACTATTTCAGGTAAGTTCCACTTTATACTAGGATGATGGGAAACCAAAATTATTCATTCGGGGAGTGGCATGGCTTCTAGTTCTCTCTCCAAATTCACAATTTGCGTAAAATGAATAATCGACTCTCATCACTAAGACCTTACATTTTAGTCATGATTATGAATAGACATATCGACCAATATTTGAAacatgagcatgttgtatgcatatgaAAATCATGACTTACACGAGCTTAGAGAAAACAATTGTATTTCTAATTTAATATATGGTCAGAACACTTATCGTGGCATCGATTGTTTCAACCTAGAGTGCTCCCGGTTTGTTCAAATCTCCAAGGACTATGTATGCACTGGGTGCGGCTTTGGCGCCATCATCAAAATACGGCGGTGAACAGTACGAGGTTCCACTCATGTTGTATATGGTATTCACATTGTATTTGCTTATTTCGACATGAATTATAGTTGATTAATAGTACGAGCTCACACTAACAGTATACCAAAAGGTCTGGAGAAAGGATGATGTAAGCAGAAAATGGTGAGCGTTGTACATGGACGACGTGAGCGGGAaaccttttgaatttcagattcgctgattcaaaaaatgttcatggattcaaacaatattcatacatttcaaaaatgttcataaaaaaattcttcatgaatttcaaaaatcgttccaaaattttaaaaatattgTTGATTTAAAAAATATTTGCCGATTCAAAAAGTGTTCATGAGTTTGTGAAAATGTTCACAATTTATAGAAATGTCTGtgaattagtaaaaatgttcacattttcgaAAAATGTCCACGACTTGAAAAAAGGTTTGGGAATTTGATTTTTTTCAAGATCTCCAAAAaaattcacaatttcaaaaaaatgttcatggctTCGTAAAATGCTCCAAAATTTGAAATATGTTCAtaaaatggaaaataaaaaatgaagaaaggaaaaaacataaaaagaaaaggaaaagcgaACATGACAAAAGTAAAACCAGAAATAAAAAAACAAGTAAATTTaccaaaattaaaaagaaaaaataaccGAATGTAAAACACCAAAAAAATGGTCTGGGGAAGTTCTAGAACCTGTCTAAACCTGAAAAGAgctagttgggccggcccaagtGTACCTAGCGGGGAACATCGGTACGCGCTTGGTTGATATTTCGCGACCTACGCGCCCAATAGGATCTGCCCGCGGCTATGTCTCGGTTGGTGTGAGATTGACGGCTGCCTTGCGTCAAGTGGGGCGTATGGTGGTTCGCCGATAGTGCTAGGTTCATTAGTTTCATTCGTTTTCCTCTTCATTTATTACCTTTGCTTACATTGTGAATAAATAGTAAtgcaaatatttttttaaatgtccATCCTGCATTTACAAGTGTCAATGCATTGTGAAATGTTTGTTCGTGCAATTTTTAGAAAATACTCATACTATTCAAAAGAAATGTCCGTGATATTTATTACAATGTTTATACATTGTAGAAATCCACTCTTTTTTAGAAATATTTCATACCATTGAAAAATATGTTCATAACTATCAAAAAAGCTTTCACACGTTCGAAATATATGTCCGTGACAGTTTCAAAAAGTGTTCAGGCATTCAAATATATGTTTGtgaatttttcaaaaatatttaTAAAATATAAACAAATGTTGGCATAGTTTAACAAAAATGTTTCAcatcattcaaaaaaatgttcaatttgtatTTGAACAAATGTTTTATACATATTCAGAAAAAAGCTCAAACATGTACTCCaacaaatgtttatacaatgtaagaAAAATATGCGTGTAATTTTAAAAAATCCATACCATTCAAAAAAGTGTGCaacgtgtatttgaaaaatgtgtaACATGTATTGAAAAATATTCAATGTGATAAAAAAAAAGATACAACATGTATTAGAAATAAATTTGGTAGAAGaatggaaaaaaatgaaaaaaatccaTAGAAAACCAGGAAAGTAACAAAGAAAAAAGAACCACATGAAAGGTTTTGTATGGATACCAAAATCCATAGCACATCATTTGTTTAGGATAGCCAACTATCAGAGAACAAAAATGCAAAAGTTGTCAAGTTTCAGTTCAGTATGGATACCAAAATACAAAAATGATCGAGGCCGTCAAACCTAGGAACAGACCAGACACGGGTTCATATATGATTTGGATCAAAATATCTCAACCATTGCGACCGAACTGACTACACTCGACTAATGAAAGAGCCAACACTGCTGCATTAACTGAAGAGTTTGCAAATTTAGTGGACCACACATCTCTGGGAACAGCACCACGGAATTTCAACAAACTAGTTTCTACAGGTTCTGGATACCGGCAAAATGGTTTATTTGTACAAGTTTGCTTCAAAGTTACAAATGGAAAATCACCATACATAAAAAAAGGGCACCAGGGTCCTGCTGTTATTACTTCAACTTGGCAGCTGTTAAGCATTGGGATACCTGTGAAGCAAAAACTATCTGCATCAGAATCTGACTCTCTCTGCTCATCACTGAAATGATAAAACTATCGATTCTCAGCTAGTTAAAATGTAAAAGAATTCGTGGTTTTAAGTAACTTATTCCAGAATCATTTTAGGAATATATCAGATAAAGGCAACAGAAAAGTTAGACGAAAAGTGAAATTGAAGAACCGTTTAGACTTCTGTACTCGTTAATTTTCCACTTCCATTGTTGATATGATCTTAAGGTTTTTAACGACTTAGGGAAAATTAAGTGTTTAGTGATCGATGCCTCTATCTCTGAAGGAAATTCTGAGCCAGTGAGAGTATCAGTACGATTAGGAGTAGGATATCATTGAATGAGGGAATGCTCTTGTAGATTTCTTCATGTTGTCACATAAAGAGATGAAACGGAAAGGATAATACAATTGGAAAATGGGACATGCTTAAGTGGCATAAATGTAGAAACTACAAACATGTTAATGGAAAATCATACTGTTCAATACACATCCAAGTGTATATAGGTAAAATCGCTTATGAAAAACAATGGGTGACCTATAGATGACACAATGGTCATGGAAAAGGAAATTTATGATTCTGATATTACGCCATAAAAACAATGCTCTGATATATTTTTAACCACCTTAGGGAGAGGCAGATCCAGATGTGATGTGGTGAGACCTCAGTCGATGCATAAGGAGAATGGATGGCGACAAACACAAGAGGAAAGAAATGGACGTTGCTGACCAAGATATATGGAAGTAAGGAAAGGATATGGGAAATAAAAAGCAGCCAGCCTCAAAGCACGATGACAGGAAGTGATGAAAGCAGATGAGGGAAACATACATAAGAAAAAGAAATGTGGTCTTCTCTCTGGCATAGGTAGTTGAAGAAGAATATATATAGGGGGCAAGCGGCAAGTCTGGGTGGACTAGGCAAAGCAATGCTGTAATCAGCATGCAGGACAGGGAGACATATCAGAAATGATTTCGTGGCACCTCAACTGATGCACATGGAGAGTGGATGGTAACAAAACCAAGACAAGACAAATAGAGGGCTGATGATCAAGGGATATGGAAGTAGAGCTCGGAGATGGGAGCCAGAAAGCAGTCAGTCTCAAAGCATAATGACAGGAGAGGTGGCAGCTGAGACAAtacatagaagaaatatggcctttTATCTGCAATTGGTAATCGATGAACTATACAATATGTGCAAGAACTTAACCGGCTTTAGACATAGGCATTCAAGTTCAACGCCCgataaaatacataatatgtacctTGTTTCACTGCTGACAGAACTATTGATCCAAATTTGCTAAACGGGTGATGAGTTTCCATAATATATGGACCGTATACCATACATTCACATGTAAGCTGTTGCTAAGCTAAAACATATACATGTAGCAGAGGATACATTTACATCACCTGTTCACCTCACACAAGACATTAGCATCATGTATTGTTCAGCATTTTAGGTTCATCATCTCTGCCGCCGATCACCCTTCCTGCATCCAAAACAAGTCTAGTAAACTAACAAAGAATTTAAGGAAAAAAGAGAGGGCAAAGGTGCTAGTTATATCAACCTACAGTTGCATTCATGCAACTTGAGCAAGACATTATTTGGTTTTATACATCGCTAGGGATAGGTAAATAAAGTCATATCTACTTCAAATACAAGGAGAATTACTCAAGCCTTAGTTAGTGTTCATCAGTTTACTCGACCAGGGAACATATAATTATACAAAAAACTTCTTTTACAGATAGTTATATAGAAATTGTTGTGACATGATTTTGTTCCATGTTAAGTCAAAAGCACTTCGCCAGAATATGCTCAAACTGAGAAACTCCGATGATGAAATACTGAAGATTTAATAAAACTGGCCTTATAGAAGATAAACAGAGCATCACTTTTTCTGAAGTGGTACAAATGAGCTCACTTGCAACAGGATTCTTACAAAAAATGTTGAGTAAGGTTCACCATTTATTTCATATATATCAAGATATATGTAGGTCGTGATTGTGGGCTTATTATTAAATGCAAGATCAATATATGTAACTACTATATTTCATAGAAATGCTTCGAGAACTTGCTAAGCATCCAAATATGACATCTACTGATCTAGTACCTAATACGATATTTCAGACGGTTTGAGTCTATGTTTTAGAGTGTTGCCAGTTTCCAACTGTTACATAGACTGAAAAGATCGGTACTATAAATATATAGACATAAACTTTACAATAGCATTGGCATAAGGTAAGCACACTGCCCAACCCTTGAGGGCAAGAACAAAGTTCCAACAACCACATGCCCAAAGATAACTGAAGAATCTTGTTAATCTCCTtgcaaagtaaataaataaagtaaaTTAAAGACGAGATATTACCTCCAGCATAGAAATTTGTGTATGGATGATAGGTGGTCCTGAGGTTGCTTTCAAAAATAAGCTTGAACCGCAGCGAGtcaagttggatcatgaagacactAAAGCCTATGACCAGAAACATCACATTGCTTTCCTCGGCATACCCCAATATCTGTATGTGCGCTTTCTCCATCCCCGGTTTCGCCGGAAGAAGCTTGTCCAAATGAAGGGTTTTCCGCAGCACCCATCTGCCAACACCTTCAGAGGTGTTCCTCTCCCACAGCTGCATGCTCTGTTGGGACGAAATGGCGAGGCCTAGGCAGCCATCCTGTGTGCGCAAGATCTGGAAGTGGGAATACCTGGTAGAACGGGCGTCTGCCGGCTCCCGGATCAGGGCAAGGCGCTGCGTTTCAAGATCAAATGAGAGGATGCTGGTTGCGTCAATCGACCAGTGCAATGCACTCCCAACCAGGACGCTGGAGCGTTGCAGAGTAATCGGAAGGATGACCGTAATTGGTTCTGAGATCAGATTTCCCCATTCACCGGACTGGGAGTCGTAGAGGCGAGCGAACACGCGAGTGCGGGCCGTGTTGGTGCGGACTAGGACCAGCTTGAAGGGGCTCGAGTGGCAGTCGCCGTGCACGTGGCCTTCCTCGCGGGCGGCGCAGAGCATCCCGGCGCTTCCGATGATGTTCTCTTGGTCGTCGTCGAACCCCGGCGGGAAGGCGACCTGGCGCTGGCGACCGGTGAGGGGGTCGCACACGACGGCGTGGAGGCGGTCGACGTTGAAGAGGAGCGCGAGGCCGTGGCGGCAGCCGCAGAAGATCCAGCGCTCGTCGCGGCTCTGCCGCAGGGAGAGGCGCTCGGCGGGGATGCGGTCGGGCGGGTCCAGCAAGGGGGTGAAGCCGAGCCATTCGAACCCGCCGGTGAAGATGCCGAGGAGCGGGGGCTCCCTGCGGTGGCGCGCGCGGAAGCGGGcgaggaagccgcggtcggagaCGAGGCGGCGCCAACGCTTGCAGACGAGGGAGGCGCGCGGGAGGGAGGACGGCCgcggagggaggcggaggaggatctcgcCGAGGAGGTCGTCGTCTTCCAGCGGGGCCGCTGGAGCCGGCGAggaagggcggcggcgacggcccaTCGTCACCGGCCGGTAGGGCGGAATGGATATTTCAGGTCTNNNNNNNNNNNNNNNNNNNNNNNNNNNNNNNNNNNNNNNNNNNNNNNNNNNNNNNNNNNNNNNNNNNNNNNNNNNNNNNNNNNNNNNNNNNNNNNNNNNNNNNNNNNNNNNNNNNNNNNNNNNNNNNNNNNNNNNNNNNNNNNNNNNNNNNNNNNNNNNNNNNNNNNNNNNNNNNNNNNNNNNNNNNNNNNNNNNNNNNNNNNNNNNNNNNNNNNNcctcttctttttttttttttttgaaggaaGCCTACAACACCAGCACCAGCGGTCAAAGTTATAGACGACTGAATCAGAATAAAAAAAGAAGCAAGGCTATCCTTCCTTGGCACTAGCAATCACATTTTCATAGATTTATTTCAGTCTTTTCTATTGAATTCGCTCAATAGAAGAAGATGTTCGGTTGGCTAGGAGGTGTATGTGTGGTGTCATTAATCTTAAGATGCGATGCCGACTCAAATTGCCTTTGTTGGGCTACAGGTAATCGTGCTGAGTCTCTAGCCGTTCAAAATCAAGTTTTCGACAAACACTGAGATTGTTGTCTTGGCTTTGTAGAACCGATTCTGGATAGACGCATCCGGAAGAAGGAATCAGCGACCCGAGCTGCCACTACCTCTTTTAAGTATAGGCCTGCCTCTTTCCTTTATTATGATATAGAAccgtcactagtgcagaaccggacaatagcaccggtttgtaaggctctttagtgccggttgcataaatatatatacaatttctagtCCCTAGTGCAgatggcctttagtgccggttatgatatagaatttctagtagaaccaatcatatatatatatcatcaatgtctcacaaaccaccatattaattcacacatacacacatgtatagctatatacaatttctcctacatatgcatgttgccttcggagccagtggcattagcctaattggtgccttcggatcacacgatgacaattggaagtggttcatgacctggtcgatgggggcggtagcgggtaatagtattctcccttcggatttatgacctggtcgagcaaaaatcccgctatttcctcttgaagtgcttctacgcgctccgtttttaggagcttgtcccgcacctctgtgaactgttaagaaggagatcaatatgcatgtgtattagttgtgtgactagatatcgataatggtgtaaaaattgtgaatagtgttttgacaagcgtacccattcctgtctttgagatctgctcctttcggacgccatcatgcgaatgttcttgcaaacgcagaatgcacacagatcagtcccctgcgcctgcttcagggcctttacaagaatggaatttaatttgatcagataataattaatcaagtatgataattaaagagatggcagctagctagctagctagtactacttaattacttaccttgggtcgaaaacatttcagctgtcgtttccattcgccttccgtgacgctgatgaaccttggccaagccctgcccgccgacaaagaaaatgaataaagtggttattaaatagttcatatcatgaaatgacgaactaaataggccgagatatatagttaataataatTGAAATTACATGTTGATTATCCCaa
This window harbors:
- the LOC119352807 gene encoding uncharacterized protein LOC119352807, translated to MGRRRRPSSPAPAAPLEDDDLLGEILLRLPPRPSSLPRASLVCKRWRRLVSDRGFLARFRARHRREPPLLGIFTGGFEWLGFTPLLDPPDRIPAERLSLRQSRDERWIFCGCRHGLALLFNVDRLHAVVCDPLTGRQRQVAFPPGFDDDQENIIGSAGMLCAAREEGHVHGDCHSSPFKLVLVRTNTARTRVFARLYDSQSGEWGNLISEPITVILPITLQRSSVLVGSALHWSIDATSILSFDLETQRLALIREPADARSTRYSHFQILRTQDGCLGLAISSQQSMQLWERNTSEGVGRWVLRKTLHLDKLLPAKPGMEKAHIQILGYAEESNVMFLVIGFSVFMIQLDSLRFKLIFESNLRTTYHPYTNFYAGGRVIGGRDDEPKMLNNT